The Lujinxingia vulgaris genome segment TGGGGGAGTCGGCAGCGAGTATGCATGCATGCTGGAAGCTGGACCTGACGAAGCGTGTGCCGGTGGGCATTGAGATCAACGGCTCGCATATGCGCAGCGCTACCGAGGGGGTGATCGTGACGCGGGGGCGAGTGCTGCGAAAGAGCCGCACGTTGATTCACCATGAGGTTGAGATCGTGCAGGCTGAGAGTGGGAAGACGCTCTCGGTGATTCGGGTCACGAATCTCTTTAAGGCGATCGCCTGAGTTTGTCGGGGGATGGGGGGCGTTGGTGGCAGAGCGAGTTGCCAGGGGGGGGCGTCTTGTTCTCTGCGATGTTGTGTCTAAGCTGGCGGCCGAGTACGTGCCGGGCCCGTTGCCGGGCTGCGTGATGAGTCTGTTGTTCGCTCCGGGCGTTTTACGAACGGAGCTGTGTGTGAATGAACATGTCGTTCAACCTGAAGTGGAGAAGTCGATGTTGAAGTTGCAGAAGTTGGGCGTTGCGCTGGGTAGTGGTCTGGCGGTGATGGCGATGGCAAACGGGGCGTTTGCGCAGGATGCGGATGCGCCGCAGTACGTGGGGCAGGAGGCGCTCGATGTGAACGAGCAGCCGCAGGGGTTCAGTGGCAACCTGGGTGTGGAGGCCAGCTTCAACCTTGTCTCCAACCAGAATGTGATCGGTCAGAACGAAGGCACGTCCTTTTTGCTGGGTGGGGCGGTCAACGGCGGACTCGATTATTTTTCGGGCAAGCATCAGTGGCGCAACACGCTTGGCTACAACACGAGCTGGGCGCGCACGCCGGTGCTCCAGGAGTTCGTGAAGAACAACGATAAGCTGGAGCTGGAGAGTATTTATAACTACCTGCTCAACGACTGGATCGGTCCGTATGCGCGTGCGAGCGCCGAGACGAGCTGGTTTGCCACGGAGCTGGTGAGCGCGGAGCCCACCGGATATCTGATCACGCGCGAAGATGGCACGGTGGACGGGGAGGTGACCGATCGTCTGCGCGTGGCCGACCCGCTCACTCCGCTCAACCTCTTCCAGTCTGCCGGTGTGGCGCTGGAGCCGGTGCGTCAGGAGGCGGTTCGCGCCACGCTTCGGGTGGGCTTTGGTGCCCGTGAGGCGCTGGCCGCCGGCGTGCTCGTGGTCCAGGACGACGATGCGACCGCCGATGTGGAGCTCGTGGAGTTGAGCAACGCGTACCAGGCC includes the following:
- a CDS encoding PaaI family thioesterase — translated: MPDPDVLKRFASEEHSEATWRSMWQELRRGTALEVHEVELIAVDDEGITLSMAMGPHALQPFGLLHGGISMLLGESAASMHACWKLDLTKRVPVGIEINGSHMRSATEGVIVTRGRVLRKSRTLIHHEVEIVQAESGKTLSVIRVTNLFKAIA
- a CDS encoding DUF3078 domain-containing protein; translated protein: MNEHVVQPEVEKSMLKLQKLGVALGSGLAVMAMANGAFAQDADAPQYVGQEALDVNEQPQGFSGNLGVEASFNLVSNQNVIGQNEGTSFLLGGAVNGGLDYFSGKHQWRNTLGYNTSWARTPVLQEFVKNNDKLELESIYNYLLNDWIGPYARASAETSWFATELVSAEPTGYLITREDGTVDGEVTDRLRVADPLTPLNLFQSAGVALEPVRQEAVRATLRVGFGAREALAAGVLVVQDDDATADVELVELSNAYQAGAEAFIGVEGKFPEQRVDYRVGATALVPFLNNDDEDRSPFELTRIGMTGKVRVAIVDWMGLTYSLMVLSDPQLLDETQVQNSVLLTFNYTLIDTAEE